DNA sequence from the Buchnera aphidicola str. Ua (Uroleucon ambrosiae) genome:
TAAATTAAAAAAAATAATTTATCAAAATTTTCACAATAGAGTTATATATTTCAAGTCGATTTATTTAACGCATAAATTATCTAGTTTTATTTGTAAATCAATTTAATTAAAAACGAATAAAATCTATAAAAAATTAATATTCAATTAAATTATTAATATAAAAAGTATATAAAAATGAATAATAAAAACATCAAGTTACTACTAATGAAAAAATTAAATTTAAAAGAAATATATGTCACAGGAGATAACAAGCATATTAAAATAATTGCTATTGGAAATGTTTTTATAGGACTTAGTTCCGTGAAAAAACAACAAATCGTTTATGAACCTTTAATTGAGATGATCACAGAAAAACATATTCATGCAGTATCTATTCTTACTTATACAAATGAAGAATGGGAAAAACATAAAAAATAAATAATGTTTATGATTTAAAAATATATTTAAATAAAATAGAGATCTATTAATACATGAATAAGTTATGTATAAAAGGAAACAAAAATTTAAATGGTAATGTAATTATTTCTGGATCTAAAAATGCAGCATT
Encoded proteins:
- a CDS encoding BolA/IbaG family iron-sulfur metabolism protein, with protein sequence MNNKNIKLLLMKKLNLKEIYVTGDNKHIKIIAIGNVFIGLSSVKKQQIVYEPLIEMITEKHIHAVSILTYTNEEWEKHKK